A single region of the Gossypium arboreum isolate Shixiya-1 chromosome 12, ASM2569848v2, whole genome shotgun sequence genome encodes:
- the LOC108476905 gene encoding F-box/LRR-repeat MAX2 homolog A, giving the protein MATINDIPDVILSNIFASISDTRTRNSLSLVSRKFMLLDRATRVSLTLRGNARDLFMIPTCFRSVTDLDLSFLSPWGHSFLSSPLSDTDPQLLAHRLRRAFPAVTSLTVYARSPLTIEILVQQWPGLKRVKLVRWHQRLASWPIGEDFVCLLEQCENLNWLDLSTFYYWTEDLPPVLQACPKVSASLVHLNLLTTSFAEGFKSQEIKEITTACPNLKNILVACNFDPRYIGFVGDETLLAVANNCPKLTLLHLADTSTLTDVRGDPDNDGFTSEDAMVTKGTLVEFFSGLPLLQELVLDVGRNVRDTSMALEMLNSKCKDLRVLKLGQFHGICLANESQLDGIALCSGLEELSIKNCGDLTDMGLIAIGRGCSKLSRFEVQGCKRITEKGLRTMACLLRNTLVKVKISCCKNLDAAASLRSVEPIRDRIQWLHIDCVWNGWEEIGNSEQVGLSFWHNQVEEPSSLFSLMGSEYDHEMRRKKCKYSSDVSDGYILENNGFWCKKWDRLQYLSLWIGVGELLTPLPAAGLLNCPNLEEIRIKVEGDCRGRSKPSERAFGLSSLTLYPRLSKMQLDCSETIGYALTAPSGQMDLSLWERFFLNGIGELRLSELDYWPPQDRDVNHRSLSLPAAALLALCLELRKLFIHGTAHEHFMMFLLKIPNLRDVQLREDYYPAPENDMSTEMRAGSCSRFEAALNRRPILD; this is encoded by the coding sequence ATGGCCACCATTAACGATATCCCCGACGTTATTCTATCGAACATCTTTGCTTCTATTTCAGATACCCGAACCCGGAACTCTCTTTCCCTTGTCAGCCGTAAGTTTATGCTTCTTGATAGGGCGACGCGCGTCTCTCTGACTCTCCGCGGTAACGCAAGGGACCTTTTCATGATCCCGACCTGTTTCAGATCCGTCACTGACTTGGACCTCTCCTTCCTCTCCCCATGGGGCCactcttttctttcttctccGTTGTCTGATACTGATCCTCAGCTTTTGGCCCATCGCCTCCGCAGAGCGTTCCCTGCGGTCACGTCCTTGACGGTCTACGCTAGATCACCGTTGACGATCGAGATTTTGGTTCAACAATGGCCTGGGTTGAAACGTGTGAAGTTAGTTAGGTGGCATCAACGGCTGGCTTCGTGGCCAATCGGTGAAGACTTTGTTTGTTTGTTGGAGCAGTGCGAGAATCTGAATTGGCTTGATTTGTCCACTTTTTATTATTGGACTGAAGATCTGCCCCCGGTTCTTCAAGCTTGCCCCAAGGTATCGGCCTCGTTAGTCCACTTGAATTTGCTAACGACGTCGTTTGCTGAAGGGTTTAAGTCTCAGGAAATTAAGGAAATCACCACTGCTTGTCCTAACTTGAAGAACATCTTGGTGGCTTGTAATTTTGATCCTAGGTACATTGGGTTCGTCGGAGATGAGACCTTGTTAGCTGTGGCTAATAATTGTCCTAAATTGACGCTTTTGCATTTGGCTGATACGTCCACACTGACTGACGTTCGAGGTGATCCGGATAATGATGGATTTACTTCGGAGGATGCTATGGTTACCAAAGGGACGCTGGTGGAGTTCTTCTCTGGCTTGCCGCTGCTTCAAGAGCTTGTGCTTGATGTTGGAAGGAACGTCAGGGATACTTCCATGGCATTGGAAATGTTGAATTCTAAATGCAAGGATTTGAGAGTGCTCAAGTTGGGGCAGTTTCATGGGATATGTCTGGCGAATGAATCTCAGCTTGATGGGATTGCCTTGTGTTCGGGTCTGGAAGAGTTGTCTATTAAGAATTGTGGGGATTTGACGGATATGGGATTGATTGCAATTGGGAGAGGGTGCTCTAAGCTGTCTAGGTTTGAAGTTCAAGGATGCAAAAGGATTACGGAGAAGGGTCTTAGGACAATGGCTTGCTTGCTAAGAAATACTTTGGTTAAAGTCAAGATTTCTTGTTGCAAGAATCTTGATGCTGCAGCTTCATTGAGATCTGTGGAGCCAATCCGTGATCGGATTCAATGGCTGCATATTGACTGTGTCTGGAACGGATGGGAGGAGATTGGGAATTCCGAGCAGGTTGGTCTTAGTTTTTGGCACAACCAAGTGGAGGAACCATCCAGTTTATTTAGCTTAATGGGAAGTGAGTATGATCATGAAATGAGAAGGAAGAAATGCAAATACTCCTCTGACGTGAGTGATGGTTACATTCTGGAAAACAACGGATTTTGGTGCAAGAAATGGGATAGGTTGCAATACCTTTCACTTTGGATTGGTGTTGGTGAACTCCTTACACCATTGCCAGCGGCGGGTCTTCTGAACTGCCCTAATTTGGAGGAGATTCGAATAAAGGTTGAAGGGGACTGCAGGGGACGTTCCAAACCATCTGAACGTGCATTTGGATTGAGCTCTCTTACACTCTACCCTCGGCTTTCGAAGATGCAATTAGATTGTAGTGAAACCATAGGTTATGCACTCACAGCACCGTCAGGCCAAATGGATTTGAGTTTGTGGGAAAGGTTTTTCCTTAATGGCATTGGGGAATTGAGGCTAAGTGAACTAGATTATTGGCCTCCACAAGACAGGGATGTGAACCACAGGAGTCTCTCACTCCCTGCTGCTGCATTGCTGGCCCTATGTCTTGAGCTTAGGAAGTTATTTATCCATGGGACGGCTCATGAACACTTCATGATGTTCCTTCTTAAAATACCTAACCTCAGAGACGTACAGCTGAGAGAAGACTACTATCCGGCACCAGAGAATGATATGAGTACTGAAATGAGAGCAGGCTCATGTAGTCGCTTTGAAGCTGCTCTAAATAGGCGACCCATCCTCGATTGA